The proteins below are encoded in one region of Trueperaceae bacterium:
- the udk gene encoding uridine kinase yields MKGDLERRPLVIGVAGGTGSGKTTVAEAVTDAAGEGQVVVLPQDAYYRAQGDVPRMVREKINYDEPSAFDTELLVEHLDRLVGWKEIARPVYDFTRDDRSEETITLRPAPVIVLEGILVLHEPTLRERMTLKVFVDAPPDERFIRRLERDVKERGRSAESVIGQYRRTVKPMHDLFVEPTKKHADLIIPEGGRNRIALAVLGAFVRACLAEPGLLADGSRR; encoded by the coding sequence GTGAAGGGGGATCTTGAGCGGCGCCCCCTCGTCATAGGGGTTGCCGGCGGCACGGGATCCGGGAAGACCACCGTAGCCGAAGCGGTGACCGACGCGGCGGGCGAAGGGCAGGTCGTGGTGCTCCCGCAAGACGCCTACTACCGCGCTCAGGGAGACGTTCCCAGGATGGTGCGCGAGAAGATCAACTACGACGAGCCGAGCGCCTTCGATACCGAACTGCTCGTGGAGCACCTCGATCGGTTGGTCGGCTGGAAGGAGATAGCCAGGCCGGTCTACGACTTCACTCGAGACGATCGCTCCGAGGAGACGATCACCCTGCGACCGGCGCCGGTGATCGTCCTCGAAGGTATTCTCGTGCTCCACGAACCGACGTTGCGGGAGCGCATGACCCTCAAGGTCTTCGTCGACGCTCCCCCCGACGAGAGGTTCATCCGTCGGCTGGAACGCGACGTCAAGGAACGGGGCCGAAGCGCGGAGAGCGTGATAGGCCAGTACCGGAGGACGGTCAAGCCGATGCACGATCTCTTCGTCGAGCCCACCAAGAAGCATGCCGATCTGATCATCCCGGAGGGGGGTCGGAACAGGATAGCCCTCGCCGTGCTGGGCGCCTTCGTCAGGGCCTGCCTGGCCGAGCCCGGCCTGCTGGCCGACGGGAGCAGACGATGA
- a CDS encoding DUF5693 family protein, producing the protein MRFLLWLLILLSLIPALILTGRRIQAEGSARRVTMIMDEAALIEQARALGWEPMELALHYQELGLEGISVYEETPESLAEAGEIIAMPGYELQAAVVASGGEPPRLPPGATVMSELEAGALDAALAKTSLEPQRFEWRGRTWYAFPGDVFDILPAGADEERLDSYAEAGFDIAYRPRNHPLLSDIDFPEQAHYLIHNGLEVAGLPDLLNETIEESQEYLTGVIEGTQQSGMARIAGRVPSVRLLSFNQEYINLRLRPGELVDKYLLAANERGITLLYLRPYTEPQLGNMLDNTEALVSGLRTALENEGFEVGPLRTLQVDYRTNAFLRGLSSLGVLAGLLLLGLAYPAPWGAFVSLAVLALGLVAGGIDWDAVALIAALVFPVLGYAYLRERLVSLGVATLISLAGALLLVAVGSDQASMSAISPFRGVAATLVVPPLLFAAHYALRFQRPAEWIRELWGHQVRLGDVAVVLVGFVALALVFLRRGNFPLIGASEAELAFRSWLAELFVRPRFKELLGHPLAVLGLTNREWPAWIKGALLTGGVVAQASILNSFSHYHTPVLISLQRTLIALGLGLLIGLVLLPFARLAVRLVRSWLTPPVPRHRATQ; encoded by the coding sequence ATGAGATTCCTCCTCTGGCTGCTCATCCTCCTCTCCCTCATCCCGGCCCTGATCCTCACCGGTCGTCGCATCCAGGCCGAGGGATCGGCACGGCGCGTGACGATGATCATGGACGAGGCCGCCCTGATCGAACAGGCACGCGCACTGGGCTGGGAACCCATGGAACTCGCCCTCCACTACCAGGAGCTGGGGCTGGAAGGCATCTCGGTCTACGAGGAAACGCCCGAGAGTCTCGCCGAGGCCGGCGAGATCATCGCCATGCCTGGCTACGAACTCCAGGCGGCGGTGGTGGCCTCCGGCGGCGAGCCTCCCCGACTGCCGCCTGGGGCGACCGTGATGAGCGAGCTGGAGGCCGGAGCGCTGGACGCGGCACTGGCGAAGACCAGTCTCGAGCCACAGCGGTTCGAGTGGCGGGGCCGCACCTGGTACGCGTTCCCCGGCGACGTCTTCGACATACTGCCTGCCGGAGCCGACGAGGAGCGACTCGACAGCTACGCGGAGGCCGGTTTCGATATCGCCTACCGGCCCCGGAACCACCCGCTGCTCAGCGACATCGACTTCCCCGAGCAGGCTCACTACCTGATCCACAACGGACTCGAGGTCGCCGGCCTCCCCGATCTCCTGAACGAGACTATCGAGGAGTCGCAGGAGTACCTGACGGGTGTGATCGAGGGAACCCAGCAGAGCGGCATGGCCCGTATCGCCGGCCGCGTGCCGAGCGTGAGGCTGCTCTCCTTCAATCAGGAGTACATCAACCTGAGGCTCCGGCCTGGCGAACTCGTGGACAAGTATCTGTTGGCCGCGAACGAACGAGGCATCACTCTGCTCTACCTCAGGCCCTATACGGAACCTCAGCTGGGCAACATGCTCGATAACACCGAGGCTCTGGTGAGCGGACTTCGAACCGCACTCGAGAACGAGGGTTTCGAAGTGGGTCCCCTACGCACCCTTCAGGTCGATTACCGGACGAACGCCTTCCTCAGGGGCTTAAGCAGCCTCGGCGTTCTGGCTGGCCTGTTGCTGCTGGGGCTCGCCTACCCGGCTCCCTGGGGAGCCTTCGTGTCGCTGGCCGTCCTGGCGCTCGGTTTGGTAGCGGGAGGGATCGACTGGGATGCGGTCGCTCTGATCGCAGCTCTGGTCTTCCCGGTCCTCGGATACGCCTACCTTCGCGAGCGCCTCGTCTCGCTGGGGGTGGCCACGCTGATCAGTCTCGCCGGCGCGCTGTTGCTGGTGGCGGTAGGTAGCGACCAGGCCTCGATGAGCGCCATCTCCCCCTTCCGAGGCGTCGCTGCCACGTTGGTCGTGCCGCCGTTGCTCTTCGCGGCTCACTACGCGCTGCGCTTCCAGCGGCCAGCGGAGTGGATCCGCGAGCTGTGGGGCCATCAGGTCAGACTCGGGGACGTGGCGGTCGTGCTGGTAGGGTTCGTCGCACTTGCGCTGGTGTTCCTGCGGCGGGGCAACTTCCCGCTGATCGGCGCGTCGGAGGCCGAACTCGCCTTCCGTTCCTGGCTGGCAGAGTTGTTCGTCAGGCCCCGGTTCAAGGAGCTTCTCGGCCACCCGCTGGCGGTCCTCGGCCTCACCAACCGCGAGTGGCCAGCCTGGATCAAGGGGGCGCTCCTGACTGGCGGCGTGGTCGCTCAAGCGAGCATCCTCAATTCGTTCAGCCACTATCACACCCCGGTACTGATCTCGCTCCAACGAACCCTCATCGCCCTTGGCCTGGGTCTGCTCATCGGTCTCGTACTGCTCCCGTTCGCCAGGTTGGCGGTTCGGCTGGTGCGTTCGTGGCTGACCCCGCCCGTCCCTCGCCACCGCGCGACCCAGTGA
- the csaB gene encoding polysaccharide pyruvyl transferase CsaB translates to MADPARPSPPRDPVKVTVSGFYGFGNVGDEALLAGLLNGLQARGFEPVVLSRDPSATTKLHGVRARHRFGGVAAALLESGAFISGGGGLLQDRTSARSLDYYLWLLRTARALGKRVIVYGQSVGPLSPEGRRKVGKALDGLPVAVRDRSSRELLASLGVAAELVADTALLLEAPPPPPTRDRILLLPRSGHPELTGALVALARHLAAAGRQIEAVAFHPDEDERECRALAESVPGLPFRRVGDHREALRLFAGAGLVVSARLHGLILAAVSRTPAVGLVYDPKVAGFLAESGGSGFEPPVDEQALIEAARRAMPVASERLKELRSSAGNGLDWLARSLRGNPAAVR, encoded by the coding sequence GTGGCTGACCCCGCCCGTCCCTCGCCACCGCGCGACCCAGTGAAGGTTACGGTCAGTGGCTTCTACGGCTTCGGCAACGTGGGTGACGAGGCCCTCCTAGCCGGCCTCCTGAACGGGCTGCAGGCGAGAGGGTTCGAACCGGTGGTCCTGAGCAGGGATCCCTCGGCCACGACAAAGCTCCACGGGGTGCGAGCGCGTCACCGGTTCGGGGGAGTGGCCGCCGCACTGCTCGAGAGCGGGGCGTTCATATCGGGTGGAGGCGGGTTGTTGCAGGACAGGACGAGCGCTCGCAGCCTCGACTACTACCTGTGGCTGTTGCGCACGGCGAGGGCTCTGGGCAAACGGGTGATCGTCTACGGTCAGTCGGTGGGGCCCCTGAGTCCCGAAGGGCGCCGGAAGGTCGGCAAGGCCCTGGACGGCTTGCCGGTTGCCGTACGCGACAGGAGTTCACGGGAGCTGCTGGCCTCCCTGGGGGTCGCAGCCGAGCTGGTGGCCGACACCGCCCTCCTCCTCGAGGCTCCTCCACCTCCCCCGACACGTGATCGGATCCTGCTGCTTCCACGGTCGGGGCACCCGGAGCTGACCGGGGCGCTCGTGGCTCTGGCGAGGCATCTCGCGGCCGCCGGAAGGCAGATCGAGGCGGTCGCCTTCCATCCCGACGAGGACGAACGGGAGTGCCGGGCTCTCGCCGAGTCGGTTCCCGGGCTGCCGTTCCGGCGGGTCGGGGACCACCGCGAAGCGCTTCGACTCTTCGCCGGCGCCGGCTTGGTCGTATCGGCGCGATTGCACGGGCTCATCCTCGCGGCAGTGAGCCGCACGCCCGCGGTCGGGCTCGTCTACGATCCGAAGGTGGCTGGGTTCCTGGCCGAATCGGGGGGCTCGGGCTTCGAACCGCCGGTGGACGAGCAGGCGCTGATCGAGGCCGCTCGGCGAGCAATGCCGGTAGCGAGCGAACGGCTGAAGGAGCTGCGATCGAGCGCCGGGAACGGACTCGACTGGCTCGCGCGGTCGTTGCGAGGGAACCCGGCTGCCGTAAGATGA
- a CDS encoding tetratricopeptide repeat protein: MRLPPPLPLLLMLLSLLTGWALAQNPIEQMRDLLERGYYNSAARIVGPSLVESHPNDPEAFYLYSRSLYLTEEIGAAREALDQAMLLAEDEVDPDYLHLDGLLLAAEGDLRRAIEVLREAFGISGQYEHAMDWGRVAWQAYDLEEALEAYAAAAQTEEGMKNSWPHLNRGRLLTFLGRNEEAIDAYRRAIEVFEENDTGEARPSPAYVEAYFRLGEIYEAMGEEQGSNRFLQLAIDHYRAALTGDPNYAPAIEALDSLNRRLP; the protein is encoded by the coding sequence GTGCGCCTGCCCCCACCGCTTCCGCTCCTGCTGATGCTGCTGTCGCTCCTCACCGGCTGGGCCCTCGCTCAGAATCCCATCGAGCAGATGCGCGACCTGTTGGAGCGGGGTTACTACAACTCCGCCGCGCGCATCGTTGGCCCCAGCCTCGTCGAGAGTCACCCTAACGATCCTGAAGCGTTCTACCTCTACAGCCGCTCGCTCTATCTGACGGAGGAGATAGGAGCGGCCCGCGAGGCGCTCGATCAGGCGATGCTGCTCGCCGAGGACGAGGTCGACCCTGACTACCTCCACCTGGACGGGCTGCTCCTGGCTGCCGAAGGTGACCTGCGAAGGGCGATAGAGGTCCTGCGTGAAGCGTTCGGGATCAGCGGGCAATACGAGCACGCGATGGACTGGGGACGGGTCGCCTGGCAGGCGTACGACCTGGAGGAGGCGCTGGAGGCGTATGCGGCGGCGGCACAGACCGAGGAGGGGATGAAGAACTCATGGCCGCATCTCAATCGGGGACGCCTCCTCACTTTCCTCGGCCGCAACGAGGAAGCTATTGACGCCTACCGCCGGGCTATCGAGGTGTTCGAGGAGAACGACACCGGCGAGGCCCGGCCGTCACCCGCCTACGTGGAGGCGTACTTCAGGCTGGGCGAGATCTACGAAGCCATGGGGGAGGAGCAGGGCTCGAACCGCTTCCTCCAGTTGGCCATCGATCACTATCGCGCGGCCCTTACCGGCGACCCCAACTATGCGCCGGCGATCGAGGCCCTGGACAGCCTCAACCGCCGTTTGCCGTGA
- a CDS encoding SIMPL domain-containing protein (The SIMPL domain is named for its presence in mouse protein SIMPL (signalling molecule that associates with mouse pelle-like kinase). Bacterial member BP26, from Brucella, was shown to assemble into a channel-like structure, while YggE from E. coli has been associated with resistance to oxidative stress.): MHNPSLSNSRPRTGILVILLALLATASASLAQQQPAQADQRVVRVVGHGVVYGQPDVATVELGVTAVDPDAGAAVEEIDRRMREVLASLARLDVPQQDIRTTAYNIWREEQLPREGETTGQPVFRAQHMIAVELEGARRAGEILAAAVEAGANAVGGITFGFSDPEELKAQARAQAVEDARMRATQLAAAAGVALGEPLVIEEIPVTGGPIPYLERSMAVASAAPISPGQLSVEVQVAVTYAIQ; encoded by the coding sequence ATCCTCCTCGCCCTCCTCGCGACGGCAAGCGCCTCTCTCGCCCAACAGCAGCCGGCCCAGGCCGACCAACGGGTCGTGCGGGTGGTCGGCCACGGGGTCGTCTACGGTCAACCCGACGTCGCAACGGTCGAGCTCGGGGTGACCGCCGTCGATCCAGACGCCGGCGCGGCGGTCGAAGAGATCGACCGGCGGATGAGGGAGGTGTTGGCCTCACTCGCCCGGCTGGACGTCCCCCAGCAGGACATACGCACCACTGCCTACAACATCTGGCGGGAGGAACAGTTGCCGCGTGAGGGCGAAACGACCGGTCAACCGGTGTTCCGCGCACAGCACATGATCGCTGTAGAACTCGAGGGCGCCCGACGTGCCGGCGAGATTCTCGCCGCCGCGGTAGAAGCCGGCGCCAACGCCGTTGGAGGTATCACCTTCGGCTTCTCCGATCCGGAAGAGTTGAAGGCCCAGGCCCGCGCTCAGGCGGTCGAGGACGCCAGGATGCGCGCAACCCAGCTCGCCGCGGCGGCCGGCGTGGCGCTGGGCGAACCGCTGGTAATCGAAGAGATCCCCGTGACTGGCGGCCCGATCCCCTACCTGGAGCGCTCGATGGCGGTTGCCTCCGCTGCACCGATCTCGCCCGGGCAGCTCAGCGTGGAGGTCCAGGTAGCCGTTACCTACGCCATCCAGTAG